The following coding sequences lie in one Candidatus Micrarchaeota archaeon genomic window:
- a CDS encoding nucleoside-diphosphate kinase (catalyzes the formation of nucleoside triphosphate from ATP and nucleoside diphosphate), with product MIERTLVLVKPDGVQRAIIGRIISRFEDAGLKVVAIKMSRPDRELAGRHYIADQKWFEDTGNRTLQSYKEKGIILKESAVELATRVRNYLIEFLSSGPVVVMVLEGNEAISVTRKITGSTEPRKSDPSSIRGALSVDSYDLADEKKRAVKNLVHASEDRATAEREIGVWFKPNEIMDYKRADESAMY from the coding sequence ATGATTGAAAGAACATTGGTGCTCGTAAAGCCTGATGGCGTGCAGCGCGCGATTATAGGCAGGATCATATCCAGATTCGAGGATGCGGGGCTCAAGGTGGTTGCAATAAAGATGTCCAGGCCCGACAGGGAGCTTGCCGGCAGGCACTACATAGCTGACCAGAAATGGTTCGAGGACACAGGGAACAGGACGCTGCAATCGTACAAGGAGAAGGGCATAATACTCAAGGAAAGCGCCGTAGAGCTCGCCACAAGGGTGCGCAACTACCTCATAGAGTTCCTGTCCAGCGGGCCGGTCGTGGTTATGGTCCTTGAGGGCAACGAGGCGATATCAGTGACAAGGAAGATAACAGGCTCTACAGAACCCAGGAAGTCTGATCCCTCCTCGATAAGAGGAGCGTTAAGCGTCGATTCCTACGATCTTGCAGATGAGAAGAAAAGGGCTGTGAAGAACCTGGTGCACGCATCTGAGGACAGGGCAACCGCAGAGAGGGAAATAGGCGTATGGTTCAAGCCCAACGAGATAATGGATTACAAGAGGGCAGACGAAAGCGCGATGTACTGA
- a CDS encoding DUF1801 domain-containing protein produces the protein MGKRPKDVDEYIAMAPVRAQGKLREVRMAIKGVAPNAVEGISYMMPYYNYNGRLAWFGLHKKYISLYLRPPVIEKHGKELADYKTTKSAVHLPLDRKMPAGLIRKLVRARMRINDSDMQKGRILSKNAKSYKYLKLH, from the coding sequence ATGGGGAAAAGGCCGAAGGATGTAGATGAATACATTGCGATGGCGCCGGTAAGAGCGCAGGGAAAGCTCAGGGAGGTGAGGATGGCGATAAAGGGCGTTGCCCCGAATGCAGTTGAAGGGATCAGCTACATGATGCCATATTACAACTACAATGGGCGTCTTGCCTGGTTCGGGCTGCACAAAAAGTACATCAGCCTTTATCTGCGCCCTCCGGTAATAGAAAAACACGGCAAGGAGCTCGCGGATTATAAGACGACAAAATCTGCGGTGCATTTGCCGCTTGACAGAAAGATGCCAGCAGGCCTCATAAGGAAGCTCGTAAGGGCAAGGATGAGGATTAACGATTCGGACATGCAAAAAGGCAGAATATTGTCGAAAAACGCCAAAAGCTATAAATACCTTAAGCTTCATTAA
- a CDS encoding DUF59 domain-containing protein: MEVSEVITALSQCLDPELGANIVDIGLIYGVRINDGKDVKLTLTMTSPMCPVTSIIMADAQLRLEAITGVGKVELELVWDPLWNPEMMSEELKYTN; the protein is encoded by the coding sequence GTGGAAGTAAGCGAAGTCATAACCGCGCTGTCGCAGTGCCTGGACCCCGAGCTTGGCGCAAACATAGTGGACATAGGGCTCATATACGGCGTGAGGATAAACGACGGCAAGGACGTGAAGCTGACGCTCACCATGACATCACCAATGTGCCCGGTCACCAGCATAATAATGGCCGATGCACAATTGAGGCTAGAGGCCATAACAGGCGTAGGAAAAGTGGAGCTGGAGCTCGTATGGGATCCATTATGGAATCCGGAGATGATGAGCGAGGAGCTCAAGTATACGAACTGA
- a CDS encoding Rieske (2Fe-2S) protein has protein sequence MVRIHVGKSSELAPGSMKSVAVEGGDDIVVANVNGKFYAMRGICNHQGGPLAEGELEGNIITCPWHGSKWDVTTGKMTEFAIELDDEPVYKVIVEGEEVFVET, from the coding sequence ATGGTAAGGATACATGTTGGAAAGTCGAGCGAGCTTGCCCCGGGAAGCATGAAGAGCGTAGCGGTTGAAGGAGGGGACGACATAGTCGTTGCAAACGTGAACGGAAAGTTTTACGCGATGAGGGGCATATGCAACCACCAGGGAGGGCCGCTGGCCGAGGGGGAGCTGGAAGGCAACATAATCACATGCCCATGGCACGGCTCCAAGTGGGACGTGACAACCGGCAAGATGACGGAATTCGCGATAGAGCTGGATGACGAGCCGGTATACAAGGTAATAGTCGAAGGCGAGGAAGTCTTCGTTGAGACATAG
- the ftsZ gene encoding cell division protein FtsZ, whose product MTDMVHDVFGGGQSSSNSDAAEEFSSTQIKIVTAGFGGAGCNIVNRLIKVGVKGTDFVAVNTDSLHFKIIDDRIKKVLIGRALTKGLGAGGDPTVGAKAAEIDRPLLEGVFNNTQLVFLCCGMGGGTGTGSITVAAQIAKEQGAIVVAFVTYPFDLERVRKVKAEEGIQRLRKYCDSVIILDNNRLVKLVPNLPMNEAFSLADEVLGKAIGGLVWTITQPSLINIDFADVRAIMGNGDVGMIAVGSGRGTNKVDAAAEGVTKNRLLDVDLEGASGALIHITGGASLTIGDAIRAGEKITDQMDNNSNVKWGARLMPGYDDQIEIVAIITGVKGSSIVGNKDEKQETTYGGLEMVG is encoded by the coding sequence ATGACCGATATGGTACACGACGTATTTGGTGGAGGACAAAGTAGCAGCAATAGCGACGCGGCTGAGGAATTCAGCTCGACACAGATAAAGATAGTAACGGCAGGGTTTGGCGGTGCGGGATGCAACATCGTAAACAGACTTATAAAGGTGGGAGTGAAAGGGACGGACTTCGTAGCGGTGAATACCGATTCCCTGCACTTCAAGATAATAGACGACCGGATCAAGAAAGTCCTGATAGGAAGGGCGCTTACAAAAGGTTTGGGCGCGGGAGGAGATCCGACGGTAGGGGCAAAGGCGGCGGAGATTGACAGGCCATTGCTGGAAGGCGTCTTCAACAACACGCAGCTTGTATTCCTGTGCTGCGGAATGGGAGGGGGCACGGGCACTGGCTCAATAACGGTAGCGGCGCAGATTGCAAAGGAGCAGGGCGCAATAGTTGTCGCTTTCGTAACCTATCCGTTCGACCTTGAAAGGGTAAGGAAGGTCAAGGCAGAGGAGGGAATACAGAGGCTCAGGAAATACTGCGACAGCGTAATAATACTGGACAACAACAGGCTGGTAAAGCTGGTGCCGAACCTTCCGATGAATGAGGCGTTCTCCCTTGCAGACGAGGTGCTTGGAAAGGCAATAGGAGGGCTGGTATGGACGATAACGCAGCCAAGCCTTATCAACATAGACTTCGCCGACGTCAGGGCTATAATGGGCAACGGCGACGTGGGCATGATAGCCGTAGGTTCGGGAAGGGGAACCAACAAGGTAGATGCAGCGGCCGAAGGAGTGACGAAGAACAGGCTCCTGGACGTAGACCTCGAAGGCGCGAGCGGCGCGCTGATCCATATCACTGGCGGTGCGTCATTGACAATAGGCGATGCAATAAGGGCAGGAGAAAAGATAACGGACCAGATGGACAACAACAGCAACGTAAAATGGGGCGCGAGGCTGATGCCCGGCTATGACGACCAAATAGAGATAGTGGCGATAATAACCGGCGTCAAGGGCTCAAGCATAGTGGGCAACAAGGATGAAAAGCAGGAAACCACATACGGCGGCCTTGAAATGGTAGGTTAA
- a CDS encoding Lrp/AsnC family transcriptional regulator, whose protein sequence is MEYSYTKRALLRELSENSRVSVSELAQKTKHSRNTIISNLKFLEKEFGVRYTLEFDIQKLGYTHTQISFIKFGIKPTLEEIKDAFKGGENYIIFLAVTEGDSDLILKTIADTSTEYIYWGIGIYQKLIRFDPVIRSSNIVSNIIGFMPLPSSVIEKFDLTKIKMDSLDKKILILLNKDCRMTYNEIARELKENTQTIRYRLQVLDKSKLIRRYTIVLEKPPQKHILVYNYSIALTSSTIENYKRSLDYYADVEGSLPFTNKFFYVSSAIGMYNTIGMAYFDNLDEVIATHKRIFEKDKIDIKHSKILNVIYGSVPIQNADIKKIVKQRKDEIRAFGL, encoded by the coding sequence ATGGAATACTCTTATACTAAAAGGGCCTTACTCAGGGAGCTGAGCGAGAATTCCAGGGTCTCTGTCAGCGAATTGGCCCAAAAGACCAAACATTCAAGGAATACAATTATCAGCAATTTAAAGTTCCTGGAGAAGGAATTTGGAGTAAGGTACACCTTAGAATTTGACATACAAAAGCTTGGGTATACGCATACGCAAATTTCGTTCATAAAATTTGGCATCAAGCCCACGCTTGAGGAGATAAAAGATGCTTTTAAGGGCGGCGAGAATTATATCATATTTTTAGCGGTTACGGAGGGCGATTCAGATTTGATACTCAAAACAATCGCAGACACCAGTACGGAATACATATACTGGGGCATAGGCATTTACCAAAAGCTCATTAGATTCGATCCGGTAATCAGGTCATCGAACATAGTCAGCAACATTATCGGTTTTATGCCGCTGCCATCTAGCGTCATCGAGAAGTTTGACCTGACAAAGATAAAAATGGACTCTCTTGACAAAAAGATACTCATACTGCTAAACAAGGACTGCAGGATGACTTACAATGAGATAGCAAGAGAGCTTAAAGAAAATACTCAAACAATCCGTTATAGGTTACAGGTACTCGATAAGTCAAAATTGATCAGGAGATACACAATAGTCCTTGAAAAACCACCGCAAAAGCACATATTAGTATACAATTATTCGATTGCGTTAACGTCCAGCACGATTGAAAATTATAAGAGGAGCCTTGATTATTACGCAGATGTAGAAGGCAGCCTGCCTTTTACCAACAAGTTTTTTTATGTCAGCTCGGCAATTGGGATGTATAATACCATAGGCATGGCATATTTCGACAACTTGGACGAAGTGATTGCAACCCATAAAAGAATTTTTGAAAAGGATAAAATTGATATCAAACATTCAAAGATCCTCAATGTAATATACGGGAGCGTTCCGATACAAAATGCGGACATCAAGAAAATTGTAAAGCAGCGCAAGGACGAGATCCGTGCCTTTGGGCTATAA